In Lolium rigidum isolate FL_2022 chromosome 3, APGP_CSIRO_Lrig_0.1, whole genome shotgun sequence, the genomic window atcttgcctagatcgcaagatgcgatctaggcagcatgttgcttaccgggagaaaccctcgaaacaaggggtggcgatgcgcctagattgatttgttgtgaacgtgatcgtcctcctttctcaataaccctagatacatatttatagtccgtagactttctaacttgggaataaacccaaccgtgtacgagctaaactctatctcttaactctaaccgacacgtaacctactataatttacgagATACACGGCgagtctagcccaaacttcttgtacaaggccgattcaggaatatcttccgtgcatatcctctaagcccatttaatcacggcccatctccagacttggttaaattctggtgataacaagaagaTGAGTGGGCCTTGCTCCACTACCAGGTGGGCTTGGGAGAACAAGCACACGATCTGTGGCATGTCCGCGCACATGCATTCCTAACCAAGATTTCTTCTAGGAATGGGATCCTCCTGCCCGTCGGTCCATTTATGTCACACCACTGGTCGAGGTTTTCGTGTTCTCCTATCCACGTGACTACAACAGACCGTCGGTCCATTTGATTCGTGCTGCTCTAGATGCCCTTAGAGAAGTATATTTGATCCAAATAGTTTCAAACTGAATCTGTAAACCTAAATCCTTAAACATAAATGCATaaggatttgaattcaaatttctaCAAGTTTGACTCAAACCAATACATTTAACTTGATTAAACTACTACGATAAACTACATTGCCTTAAAGCTAAACTAAAATCCTTTATCGCTGCTAGAGAAGATCTCATATGTCGCTTTCTTCATAGAGTTGGCGGTGTTAGAGGTGAGGTCAATCACCGGTGCACCCCAACAACCCGGCTTCGTAGACTTCCCCATCTTGTTAAGATCCTACACTTGGTGATCCTCCTTGGCACGGTCCAGATACCGGTGGCAGAGATCCTCCATGTACTTATCGTCGGTGTTCTCCTCCTCGAGGCACTCGCGGGTCTACATGTCCTCCCGAAGCTCACTCGCAGAGGCTGGCTGCCCAGGGGGGAAGTTGACCCGGACCTCTGACTCGTGGATTTGTACCGACGCAATGTTGTAAGCATGCACCATCCAGCTTATTGTCGTGTGGTGTGGTCGCATCCCCGCAACCTATGTCCCCCAACCTACCGACACACGCCGAGGTACCTCCTCTTTGGAGGTAGCAAGTCGAGGAACTGCGAGGAGGAAGTGGCACCGCCACCTCCTTGGGACACGCTCTGAATCGGTGGAGGAGACTGGCGACCAGAGGATCCGGATATATGCGACACCACATCGAGTTTACGGTGGCGATAGGGGAGGCGTCGACGTGGATTTGGGTGGATTTTGTGCTCGTGACGGAGGTGGGAATTATAACCGTCGACAGATTGGACAAGAAGTAAAACTATTAGATTTGATGATTCACTTAGGTCTTGTTTAGAGGAGTAAAACAGAACATTTACTCATCTGACCGGTTTTAAGCGATCAGCCGGAGATGCCCTAACAATAGGCTCTGCTGTGACGGTCATTGCTCATTAGCCACGTCtcatctgttttattttattttttcagagTGTTAGTTAGGTTTAGACTTCTATTTGTACTTTTTCCGTTTATAAAAGGATGTAAAACAtgtgtctaaatttagataaaaaaatgtctagatatattaaaatttaaacaaatttatgATACCCTTTTATGAAGGAGATAATATTTATTTCTTAAATTTGGATCCACTCGTGTTTTGGTTTAGCAATTTGGGGGACTTTGAGAGCGAACGATCGATGGGTGTGTACGTTGACGCTTTGGCTCGTTAGTCTGAAAGAAAAAATCAGTCGCCACGTGGCTGTCCACGGGTATTATCTAATGATTTGGTCCAATTATTGGGCTGGCAAATGATTTGCGCCAGCCGGAAGCTGTCCCAAATTTCCCCTTTACCTTCCTCCTCCCCGCTACTAGTAGCAGCAGCTGTTGTAATCGGCCAGGTCCAGGACCCTCCCGGTCATGGAACAGTCTAGCATGATCTCGACGGAAACGCTTTTCTTCCCTCATTTTTACCGGAACGGTGAATCATACGCAAAAAAGCGGGCGATGAAGGAACCGTGTTTGACAATTTCGCACTACAAAATTCGACAAGTGTTTTCAACGGAAAGTCGTGTCAAACGAAGCAAGAGGAATGAACTGGCTGAAGAAGAGGAGAATTTGAAGAGAGAATCCCTTGTTCAAACAAACAATACGAGAGAAGAGAGGCCCAAGTTTGTTGCGCGTACACCACCACATGAACCCCGTTCTTGCCTCTGATCCAACCATTCCAGATTTCCTGTCGCCCATGCATATATGTTCTTGAATTTCCTGAGCTGCGCGGGATTATCCGGCCGGATATGCCAACGGTGCTTATACCAGCCAACCGTGAGCATCTATGTACCTAGGTTTCTATTGGTACAGTTACTATTGCTTTTGTCTTTTGCAGGAAGCCAAGAAACTGTTTCACCATAAGAAATCTGCGACTGACATTCATCGATTCAGAGTCGTTTGTCACGGTCGCAGTTTGTTTCGTTCCTTGTTTGGATCCTTCTATCTTCACAACTGTCACGGTGCCCGTTTTCCATGGAACAGGTCTGGGGTCGCCCATAATTTGCCTCAGGCCACACGTCACACAACCAAGCACCGCGCGCAGAGCCATGGTCTCCTCTGCTAACTCGCTtgaacaactcttcctcaatcttCATACTATAATGAACCATGTGTATATGGATGCTGTCAAGAAAATATCATGTGTCTGTGTCCGTGTGGTTATCGTGCAACGCATTCTCTGTGTATTTTCTCAGAAGATATCATACCTTTTCCCTACCCCTTCCTCCAAGAAATAATGCTTACTCCCTGTCCTGTCCTCTCCTCTCCGCCCAGCCAGCTCGTAACGAGTCCATGGAGGAGTATAAGTTTTTCAGGCCAACAATGGAGGGGCAATTCCATGATATGGAAATGAAACTCGCAGCCCCACGGTTTGACAGGACCCGGCCAATCATGGGGCGACAGCTGGGGGGCACTGCCCTTGGAGGCTATTAACAACCGCGGAGCCCTCCCGCGTTATGCCAATTAACTAGTCCTAATCGGAGCTTAACAAATAAATTAGTCTTACTCGGCTGCTAATGCCGATCGGGCACGCCATGGCTTCCCCCTATTTAAACCCCCACCCtcccttcctctcctcctcccctcctcctcgctctctCCCTCTCTGTCCCTGTGTGCCTTCACATTCAGAGCGCTCTTGAAGCCTCGTCTTGCTCCTCGCCTCTGCATCCGCGCCAGTTGCATTGCAGCTCCCCAGCACTCGAGTCGTTAGGTATGCTTGTGTTCTTGGCAAATGTGGCTCCGCCCAACTGCATGTCAGTGATTCACGGGGGAAGGATGATAAAATTGATGAGAAAATTGAAACATGGTTAAAATTGCTGGGAGAATTAATCGAACGACCCGCTGACGATCGATTCTTTCTGCAGCTCTTCTCTCACAGTCCGAATCATGGAGTTCGACGAGCGCTGCCTCATGGTCCAGGAGCCCAAGTTCGACTGCCTCCTCTTCGGTAAGTTCCCCGTTCAAATGCCACTCTCTATTTATTGTATTTCTTAGTTGTTGTTTCTTGCTTTTGCCACTCTGGTTTTCCTTGCGAAATGCGAAGGTTCTGATTATTTTCTCTGCCTTCGGCGAACTGCAGACCTGGACGACACTCTGTACCCGATGAGCTCGGGGATCTCGTCTCATGTGAAGACGAACATTGAACGCTACATGGTCGAGAAGCTGGGCATCGAGGAGAGCAAGATTGAGAACCTCGGCAATCTGCTGTACAAGAACTACGGCACAACGATGGCCGGCCTTAGGGTAAATATATCGCAACTTCCCTGATCACACTGTTCCTTTACCATCTCTAATAACCGAACGAGTACTGAATGTTCTGTTCCCTCCCCTGTTTTGATGTCTTCAGGCAATCGGCTACAACTTTGATTACGATGAGTACCACAGGTACAGACACGAGCACACTAAACCCGTTTCTCACGCCGATTCTTTGTAGTACTCTGCTCTAACATCTTCTTCGTGTCTGACAGCTTTGTCCATGGAAGGCTGCCCTACGACAACATCAAGCCCGACCCTGTTCTCAAGCACATTCTCAAGAACATGCGCATCCGCAAGCTCGTACGTTCCCTTCCTGAAATCGAGATGAAAAACCTCGCATGTATGCCTCTCCGAGCTAGTGGCTAACGAGTTGTTGACACGTATGTTTCAGATATTCACCAACGGCGACATGATCCACGCCGTGAGAGCCCTCAAGCGGCTTGGCCTGGAGGACTGCTTCGAGGGGATCATCTGCTTCGAGACCCTGAACCCGCCGTGCCTGCTTCCGTCGTGCGACCAGGACGCGCCGGAGATCTTCGACATCGCCGGACACTTCGCCAGGTCGGGCAGCGTCGACGAGCTGCCCAGGACCCCCGTCCTGTGCAAGCCCAACGTCGACGCCATGGAGGCGGCCCTCAGGATCGCCAACGTCAACCCCTACAAGGCGGTATGTACCGACAGCTTCAGTTAGCACAAGTTGCAGCATTTCGGGTTCGTGCTTGAC contains:
- the LOC124702084 gene encoding phosphate metabolism protein 8-like; its protein translation is MEFDERCLMVQEPKFDCLLFDLDDTLYPMSSGISSHVKTNIERYMVEKLGIEESKIENLGNLLYKNYGTTMAGLRAIGYNFDYDEYHSFVHGRLPYDNIKPDPVLKHILKNMRIRKLIFTNGDMIHAVRALKRLGLEDCFEGIICFETLNPPCLLPSCDQDAPEIFDIAGHFARSGSVDELPRTPVLCKPNVDAMEAALRIANVNPYKAIFFEDSVRNIQAGKVLGLHTVLVGTSHRVKGADHALESIHNIREALPELWEEAEKTEDVLYTDRVAIETSVTA